A stretch of the Candidatus Hydrogenedentota bacterium genome encodes the following:
- a CDS encoding SUMF1/EgtB/PvdO family nonheme iron enzyme: MNRTVCVLFLTVLLVCGLVTGCPKKPVGAPNANFSADVTTGTAPLTVQFTDNSTANNSPITTWHWLFGDGAESAAQHPAHVYTTAGTYNVSLEVGAAVGSDTELKLNYVTVTEATTEGEPEFETEIILLPGDVPLEMVLIPAGSFTMGSPVSEPSRESDEEQHVVTLDAFWMGKYELTQAQWKAVMGGENPSTFAGGSYGDTDNRPVETVSWDEVQPFMTALNAHILSTKQGVGTMRLPSESEWEYACRGGEQEPPTRFYWGDDLYGTEIGNHAWHSGNSASQTHDVGGKSVNPFGLYDICGNVREWVQDWYHDTYIGAPTDGSAWEIPAGTDRIVRGGSWYTGLSGHRSAYRTYRDPSVGYSYVGFRVVRQ; encoded by the coding sequence ATGAACAGGACAGTGTGTGTGCTCTTTTTGACAGTCTTGCTGGTATGCGGTTTGGTTACGGGATGTCCGAAGAAACCTGTTGGCGCGCCCAACGCAAACTTCAGCGCTGATGTGACCACGGGCACCGCACCACTGACGGTGCAGTTCACTGACAACTCCACAGCAAACAATTCGCCCATCACAACGTGGCACTGGCTTTTTGGGGACGGCGCGGAGAGCGCCGCACAGCATCCCGCGCATGTGTACACCACTGCGGGAACCTATAATGTCTCGCTGGAGGTGGGCGCCGCTGTGGGGAGCGACACGGAGCTAAAGTTGAACTATGTCACCGTCACCGAGGCAACGACAGAAGGCGAACCTGAATTTGAAACGGAAATCATATTGCTGCCAGGCGATGTCCCCCTGGAGATGGTACTGATACCGGCGGGAAGTTTTACCATGGGAAGCCCCGTGTCGGAACCCAGCCGTGAATCAGACGAAGAGCAGCACGTTGTCACGCTGGACGCTTTTTGGATGGGCAAGTATGAGCTGACACAGGCGCAGTGGAAAGCGGTGATGGGCGGAGAAAACCCGTCCACTTTTGCGGGAGGGAGCTATGGAGACACGGACAACCGCCCTGTGGAGACAGTTTCCTGGGACGAGGTCCAACCGTTTATGACGGCGCTGAACGCGCATATCCTGTCCACAAAACAAGGGGTGGGGACAATGCGTCTTCCGTCGGAGTCGGAATGGGAATATGCCTGCCGGGGCGGGGAGCAAGAGCCGCCAACCCGCTTTTACTGGGGCGATGACCTTTATGGAACCGAAATTGGAAATCATGCCTGGCACAGCGGCAACAGCGCAAGCCAAACCCATGATGTTGGGGGGAAATCCGTCAACCCGTTTGGACTTTATGACATATGCGGGAATGTGCGCGAATGGGTTCAGGACTGGTACCACGACACCTACATAGGCGCACCCACAGATGGCAGCGCATGGGAAATCCCGGCGGGAACCGATCGAATTGTGCGGGGCGGCAGTTGGTACACCGGCCTCAGCGGGCACCGTTCGGCATACCGCACCTATCGCGACCCGTCGGTGGGATACTCCTACGTGGGGTTCCGTGTGGTCAGACAGTAA
- a CDS encoding CocE/NonD family hydrolase, which produces MGGRLVRRFCWTGVLLLALWAGAAFAGGMWSPELRTTEGVWTYHEVPMTDGTLLGTDVYLPDESGGPWPVVLIRSTYGRNFNMNGFLRSGYAAVVHNIRGMHGSGGEAHVFFTDGWRPGLTDGADTIAWIRSQPWCNGKIATTGESALAMTQMLMAPTTDGVAAQYVSLVPSNYYYDVVYYGGVFRKNLVEGWLTLLGQYHVSQVYRSHPLHDDFWNYYNVVDRAKDITAPALFMNGWYDIFGQGTIEGFLSREKDGGEGARGQNYLIMRWSTHNDDKSPDYRLNDNRGSLNIGEIRDKFFARHLKGDLHAMDGVPKVHYYVMGDDRDPDAPGNEWRTAGAWPPYPTVDTPFYLSGDGALIREECPKEEKAFEYSFDPKKPVPTLGGANLLPNLKAGPYDQRKISNRPDILKFTTPVLEEPLETVGRIRVTLFVSSDAPDTDFTAKLVDVFPDGDGREINLLDGIRRVKTRNGYDKAAPLLTGPDQVVQLDIDLWTTAWVFNKGHRIALHVSSSNYPRFDVNNNTGADHPEPGAEMRTALNRVHCGGVKASALYLPVGK; this is translated from the coding sequence ATGGGCGGGAGACTGGTCAGGCGTTTCTGTTGGACGGGTGTTTTGCTGCTGGCCCTGTGGGCCGGCGCCGCCTTTGCCGGAGGCATGTGGTCTCCGGAACTGCGGACCACCGAGGGGGTGTGGACCTATCACGAAGTGCCCATGACCGACGGCACCCTCCTCGGTACGGACGTGTACCTCCCGGACGAGTCGGGCGGGCCATGGCCCGTGGTGCTCATCCGCAGCACCTACGGCCGCAACTTCAACATGAACGGGTTCCTCCGCTCCGGCTACGCCGCCGTCGTCCACAACATCCGCGGCATGCACGGCAGCGGCGGCGAGGCGCACGTCTTCTTCACCGACGGCTGGCGGCCCGGCCTCACCGACGGCGCGGACACGATTGCATGGATTCGGTCGCAGCCCTGGTGCAACGGAAAAATCGCCACCACCGGCGAGTCCGCCCTCGCCATGACCCAGATGCTCATGGCCCCCACCACGGACGGTGTCGCCGCGCAGTATGTCTCGCTCGTCCCCTCGAATTATTATTACGACGTGGTCTACTACGGCGGAGTCTTCCGGAAAAATCTCGTCGAGGGCTGGCTCACCCTGCTCGGGCAGTACCATGTCTCGCAGGTTTACCGCAGCCACCCGCTCCACGATGACTTCTGGAATTATTACAACGTGGTGGACCGCGCCAAAGACATCACCGCCCCGGCACTCTTCATGAACGGATGGTATGACATCTTCGGCCAGGGCACCATCGAGGGGTTTCTCTCCCGCGAGAAGGACGGCGGCGAGGGGGCGCGCGGCCAGAATTACCTCATCATGCGCTGGTCCACCCACAACGACGACAAGTCGCCGGACTACCGCCTGAACGACAACCGGGGATCCCTGAACATCGGGGAAATCCGGGACAAGTTTTTCGCGCGCCACCTCAAGGGCGACCTCCACGCCATGGACGGCGTGCCCAAAGTGCATTACTACGTCATGGGCGACGACCGCGACCCGGACGCGCCGGGAAATGAATGGCGCACCGCCGGAGCCTGGCCCCCCTACCCCACGGTGGACACGCCTTTCTACCTTTCCGGCGACGGCGCCCTGATCCGGGAAGAATGCCCCAAAGAGGAAAAGGCCTTCGAGTACAGCTTCGACCCGAAAAAGCCCGTGCCCACCCTCGGCGGCGCAAACCTCCTGCCCAACCTCAAGGCCGGACCCTACGACCAGCGCAAAATCTCCAACCGGCCCGACATCCTGAAATTCACCACCCCCGTGCTGGAGGAGCCCCTGGAAACCGTCGGGCGCATCCGCGTCACCCTCTTTGTCTCCTCCGACGCGCCAGACACGGACTTCACCGCAAAACTCGTGGACGTGTTCCCTGATGGTGACGGGCGCGAGATAAACCTCCTCGACGGCATCCGCCGCGTGAAAACCCGTAACGGCTACGACAAGGCCGCCCCCCTCCTCACCGGACCTGACCAGGTGGTCCAGCTCGACATAGACCTCTGGACCACCGCCTGGGTCTTCAACAAAGGCCACCGTATCGCCCTGCACGTCTCCAGCAGCAACTACCCCCGTTTCGATGTCAACAACAACACCGGCGCCGACCACCCCGAACCCGGCGCCGAAATGCGCACCGCCCTGAACCGGGTACATTGCGGCGGCGTCAAGGCGAGCGCGCTGTATTTGCCGGTGGGGAAATGA